The following proteins come from a genomic window of Synechococcus sp. UW69:
- the petM gene encoding cytochrome b6-f complex subunit PetM codes for MAAEIFGTAAIFWVLIPIGLAGGALLLKLQGDD; via the coding sequence ATGGCTGCTGAGATTTTTGGAACTGCTGCGATCTTCTGGGTGTTGATTCCCATCGGCCTCGCTGGTGGTGCTCTGCTGCTGAAACTGCAGGGCGACGACTGA